The genomic region TATTCAGATGCCTGCCCGTAAAGAAAATGAACGTTACCTGAAAACGAAGCATTCAAAGCTGGGACATTTATTGGAATTTCATACTCATTCATAATCCATAAAACAAGGAGGAAGCAATCATGGGACAAATTTTTGAAGGAAGCTTAGTAGGATCGGATTTAAAAGTAGGAATCGTCGTCGGTCGTTTTAATGAATTTATCACAAAAAAATTATTGGAGGGTGCTGTAGGTACTCTGCAGCGTCATGGGGTTTCAGAGGAGCATATTGATACCTCCTGGGTGCCGGGGGCTTTTGAAATTCCGTTAATCTCGCAGAAAATGGCGGAATCCGGAAAGTACGATGCTGTGATTGCGCTTGGAACGGTTATCAGGGGCTCTACTCCTCATTTTGACTATGTTTGTAACGAGGCCGCAAAAGGCGTGTCAAATGCCGCGTTAAACACCGGAAAACCGGTCATTTTTGGTGTTATTACAACAGATACCATTGAGCAGGCAATCGAACGTGCAGGGACTAAGGCAGGGAACAAGGGCTCTGAAGCGGCTGTTGCTGCAGTGGAAATGGCCCAGTTAGTGAAAGATATTGAACAGTGAGGAATACAAAATGACAAATACGGTTGTAACCATTTTAAATGAAGGGGATGCAGAGCAGTACTGGAATTTAAGGATAGAGGCCTTAAAGGAGGCGCCGGATGCCTTTCTTACTACTTATGAAGAAGCTGTTCAGCGGGAAAATCCGGTTGACCAGACTGCTGAACGATTATCAGACGAAAATAATATAACTTTTGGAGCCTTTGCGGATGAAGGTTTAGTCGGTGTGACAACCTTACAGTTCTCGGATAAAAGGAAAGAAAAACATAAAGCTTTTCTCTTAGCTATGTATGTAAAGCCGGAATATCAGAACCAGGGTATCGCGAAACAGCTGATCTTCAAAGCTATACAGACGGCTCGGAGGTCTGGAGAAGTGGAACAGATTCATTTATCTGTAGTTTCCACCAACAACGCTGCTATTCACTTATATGAGTCCATTGGTTTTAAAATGTATGCCACAGAGCCCAGATCCATCAAAACGGACAAGGGCTACTTAGATGAACATTTAATGGTCTTATCTTTATAATGTAAAACTTCCATCCGCGGGGGTATAACGACCTGTTAATACGTGATACATTATCTTGCTGGTGTAATGTGCCAGTAGGGAAATGTCATGCATAGAGTAGTAATGTAACATTTTCCAAAGGAGCTGAAAGCATTGGAGCGTCATGATACTCTTGCATGGCATGAAGCAATTGAACTGCATGAACTTGTCGCCTTCAAATCAATTGGTGTCATGAAAATGAAAATGGCCCTGCCGAACATCACGGACCAGACTTTAAAAGGTCTGTATGAACGCAGCATTCAGGAAAATCAGTCTGACCTGCAGGAATTAATGGAATTTTACCGTCATGTTCCATCACCTGATGGACGGAATGAAGAGGAACGTGTATATGATACTTTTTTTGAAGGTGATTTGCTCGCTTTTACGAAGACAGGGGTTCGAAATTACGCCATTGCGATAACAGAAACGGCAACCCCAGCATTAAAGGAAGTTCTGACAAAGCAATTAAATCAATGCATAAAACTGCATGACATGGTTTATCGTTACATGTATAAACAAGGTCATTACCCATCGTATAATTTAAACAAGTTATTTTCGAATGATTTGCAACTGGCACAAAAAGCGTTATCCATGTAAAGCAAAAGGGCTATCAACTGGAAACAAGATAGCCCTTTTGCTATTCAGGCAGGCTGTATCGGCTCTATATGTTTACCTCATCCGTTTCCTTTATTCCGGCATAAATTTCATCCTTATTTCAAAGGATAATGGTGAAACTATATGGGAGGTGCCGTATGAGTCAAAAAAATAATCGCAAATCAGAGAAGACGGTAGCAAATAAGTATTACGAGCCTGAGGACTACGAAAAACAGGATCAACTGTCTGCAGGAATCGCCGAGACCCATGAACAGGCAAGCGATACATTAACAGAAGGTACGATTGATGGAAAAATTGAACGTGATAATGGTGAAAATGAGGATATACCCAGAAAAGGATATGATTAATTACGACTTTTAGTGGCTGTTCCTGTGTGGGGCAGTCCTTTTTGTTTTTTGTTCTGTAAGGGGATGGGGGTATGAAGGACATTTTGCCTGGCTATTTTCAGACTAATGGCCTTCATTTCCCTTATGAAGGCCATTTCTGCTGTGAGTTGAATGATGTTTTTCCTTCATTAAACCTATGAAGGACTGTTTCCTTGAATTTTTGCTCTCCAGTGTCCTTCATCCTATCAAAGCCCCATGTCCTGTCTAATTCGCTAGACCCAAGAGATCACCTTTGCATTTCTGTATCCGGCTGCAATTTTAAGTTCACACCCAATTTTCTGTTCACTTTTTATTTTTGCTTGGAAGTTTGTTGGAGGGGGCGTTTTGTCCCCGACGTTTGCGGTTGCGCTG from Virgibacillus sp. MSP4-1 harbors:
- a CDS encoding GNAT family N-acetyltransferase — protein: MTNTVVTILNEGDAEQYWNLRIEALKEAPDAFLTTYEEAVQRENPVDQTAERLSDENNITFGAFADEGLVGVTTLQFSDKRKEKHKAFLLAMYVKPEYQNQGIAKQLIFKAIQTARRSGEVEQIHLSVVSTNNAAIHLYESIGFKMYATEPRSIKTDKGYLDEHLMVLSL
- a CDS encoding DUF4023 family protein, which encodes MDSTQDFIERIHDKQRKDQRNRKRRGQNAPSNKLPSKNKK
- a CDS encoding YozQ family protein, with translation MSQKNNRKSEKTVANKYYEPEDYEKQDQLSAGIAETHEQASDTLTEGTIDGKIERDNGENEDIPRKGYD
- a CDS encoding spore coat protein codes for the protein MERHDTLAWHEAIELHELVAFKSIGVMKMKMALPNITDQTLKGLYERSIQENQSDLQELMEFYRHVPSPDGRNEEERVYDTFFEGDLLAFTKTGVRNYAIAITETATPALKEVLTKQLNQCIKLHDMVYRYMYKQGHYPSYNLNKLFSNDLQLAQKALSM
- the ribE gene encoding 6,7-dimethyl-8-ribityllumazine synthase — encoded protein: MGQIFEGSLVGSDLKVGIVVGRFNEFITKKLLEGAVGTLQRHGVSEEHIDTSWVPGAFEIPLISQKMAESGKYDAVIALGTVIRGSTPHFDYVCNEAAKGVSNAALNTGKPVIFGVITTDTIEQAIERAGTKAGNKGSEAAVAAVEMAQLVKDIEQ